The Sesamum indicum cultivar Zhongzhi No. 13 linkage group LG2, S_indicum_v1.0, whole genome shotgun sequence genome contains a region encoding:
- the LOC105176511 gene encoding LOW QUALITY PROTEIN: mitogen-activated protein kinase homolog MMK1 (The sequence of the model RefSeq protein was modified relative to this genomic sequence to represent the inferred CDS: inserted 2 bases in 1 codon) has product MEGGAQPADTVMSEAEPPPPSQQHQQPPPPDRSXIPATLSHGGRFIQYNIFGNIFEVTSKYKPPIMPIGKGAYGIVCSALNSETNEHVALKKIANAFDNKIDAKRTLREIKLLRHMDHENVVAIRDIIPPPQREAFNDVYIAYELMDTDLHQIIRSNQALSEEHCQYFLYQILRGLKYIHSANVLHRDLKPSNLLLNANCDLKICDFGLARVTSETDFMTEYVVTRWYRAPELLLNSSDYTAAIDVWSVGCIFMELMDRKPLFPGRDHVHQLRLLMELIGTPSEAELGFLNENAKRYIRQLPPYRRQSFTEKFPQVHPLAIDLVEKMLTFDPRQRITVEDALAHPYLNSLHDISDEPVCTTPFSFDFEQHALTEEQMKELIYREALAFNPEYQQM; this is encoded by the exons ATGGAGGGTGGGGCTCAGCCGGCGGACACCGTGATGTCGGAGGCGGAGCCGCCGCCTCCTTCCCAGCAGCATCAGCAACCCCCGCCGCCCGATCGATC CATACCCGCCACGCTCTCCCACGGAGGCCGATTTATCCAATACAATATCTTCGGCAACATCTTCGAGGTCACCTCTAAATACAAACCCCCAATCATGCCCATCGGCAAAGGCGCGTACGGCATCGTTTG ttcgGCTTTGAATTCCGAGACGAACGAGCATGTGGCGTTGAAGAAGATAGCAAATgcttttgataataaaattgatgccAAGAGGACTCTGCGTGAGATCAAGCTTCTTCGGCACATGGATCATGAGAAC GTGGTCGCAATCAGAGATATAATCCCACCACCTCAGAGGGAAGCATTTAATGATGTTTATATTGCATATGAACTTATGGATACTGACCTCCACCAAATCATACGATCTAATCAAGCATTGTCCGAGGAGCACTGTCAG TATTTCTTGTATCAGATTCTCCGGGGGTTGAAGTATATACACTCAGCGAATGTTCTCCACAGGGACTTGAAACCTAGCAATCTTCTACTGAATGCAAATTGTGACCTAAAGATATGTGATTTTGGATTGGCACGTGTCACATCTGAAACTGATTTCATGACAGAATATGTTGTTACAAGGTGGTATCGGGCGCCGGAGTTATTGTTAAATTCATCTGATTATACTGCAGCCATTGATGTATGGTCAGTCGGGTGCATTTTCATGGAATTGATGGATCGGAAGCCATTGTTTCCGGGTAGGGATCATGTCCACCAGTTGCGCCTTctaatggag CTGATTGGCACCCCATCTGAAGCCGAGTTGGGGTTTCTGAATGAAAATGCCAAAAGATACATCAGGCAACTCCCTCCTTATCGCCGACAATCATTTACTGAAAAGTTTCCTCAGGTGCACCCTCTTGCCATTGATCTCGTTGAGAAGATGCTGACTTTTGATCCTAGGCAAAGGATTACAG TTGAAGATGCATTAGCCCATCCTTACCTGAACTCACTACATGACATCAGCGACGAGCCCGTTTGCACAACTCCTTTTAGCTTTGACTTTGAACAACATGCATTGACTGAAGAACAGATGAAGGAGCTGATTTACCGCGAGGCTCTTGCATTCAATCCCGAATACCAGCAGATGTGA
- the LOC105176518 gene encoding 30S ribosomal protein S13, chloroplastic: MAQALATPVLPSLSLISNPISNSAKTSLSFPLTTTLPKIGGLSIKCARVGGVEIPNNKRVEYSLQYIHGIGRTAARQILNDLGFENKITKDFSEEELTTLREEVSKYMIEGDLRRFNALAIRRLKEIQCYRGVRHIQGLPCRGQRTKNNCRTLKGKRVAIPGKKKK, translated from the exons ATGGCGCAGGCACTAGCTACGCCAGTGCTCCCTTCACTCTCCCTAATCTCCAACCCCATCTCTAACTCCGCCAAGACCTCCCTCTCCTTCCCACTAACCACAACTCTCCCCAAG ATTGGTGGGCTTAGCATCAAATGCGCGCGTGTTGGTGGGGTTGAGATACCCAACAACAAGAGGGTAGAGTATTCTTTGCAGTACATTCATGGAATCGGGCGCACTGCCGCTAGGCAAATACTAAACGACCTCGGCTTTGAGAATAAGATAACAAAAGATTTCTCTGAGGAAGAGCTCACCACTCTGCGTGAGGAGGTTTCTAAGTATATGATTGAAGGAGATCTC AGGAGGTTCAATGCTCTCGCCATTAGACGGCTGAAGGAGATACAATGCTACAGAGGTGTTAGACACATTCAGGGGTTGCCTTGTCGTGGACAGAGGACTAAGAACAATTGCAGGACCTTAAAGGGCAAGAGGGTTGCCATACCAGGCAAAAAGAAGAAGTGA